A single Watersipora subatra chromosome 7, tzWatSuba1.1, whole genome shotgun sequence DNA region contains:
- the LOC137400260 gene encoding probable glutathione S-transferase 8, which produces MATKDKLVYLPLRARGEAIRMLYVVAGKKFDDTRITGDDFAAYKPKTPFGQLPVLETTEGMLCNSNVIARHVARKLGLSGKTQWEETLHDLVTECAQDCINMYALPNIYNWQVFKLVPVPENSEELLQKAKTKWTKVLEYVESLAKKRGKKYIVSNELGLADLFLFAAMEFSKTGTPDIMTLTPWAKQFTAKVAADPKLTKYLADRPEATV; this is translated from the exons ATGGCCACCAAAGACAAGCTGGTCTACCTTCCTCTGAGAGCCAGAGGAGAAGCTATCAGAATGCTTTACGTAGTGGCTGGAAAAAAGTTTGATGACACACGTATCACCGGTGATGACTTTGCAGCATACAAGCCGA AGACACCATTTGGCCAGCTACCAGTTCTGGAGACCACTGAAGGGATGCTGTGTAACTCTAATGTTATAGCGAGACACGTAGCAAGAAAACTAG GGCTAAGCGGAAAGACTCAATGGGAGGAAACCTTGCATGACCTGGTTACTGAATGCGCCCAAGATTGTATCAATATGTATGCGTTACCTAATATCTACAATTGGCAAGTCTTCAAACTCGTACCCGTCCCTGAGAACAGCGAGGAATTGTTGCAAAAAGCAAAGACTAAATGGACAAAGGTTCTTGAGTATGTCGAATCTTTGGCTAAAAAGAGAGGAAAGAAATATATAGTCAGTAATGAG CTCGGCCTAGCTGACCTGTTTCTGTTTGCGGCCATGGAATTCAGCAAAACTGGTACTCCAGACATCATGACCTTGACACCATGGGCTAAGCAGTTCACAGCGAAGGTAGCTGCTGATCCAAAGCTAACTAAATACCTGGCTGATCGACCCGAGGCTACAGTATAA